Proteins from a genomic interval of Staphylococcus debuckii:
- a CDS encoding TIGR01440 family protein, with protein MENLKLLLDELQEQDFFKAGEICVIGCSTSEVLGERIGSVGSIDVAQQIFDALMKVSNDTGVIFAFQGCEHINRAITIEREHFNPLTMEEVTVVPAVHAGGSMSTYAYRHMKDPMVVEAITATRGIDIGQTMIGMHIKHVAIPVRTSVKTVGDAIVTIASSRPKLIGGERAHYTL; from the coding sequence ATGGAAAATTTGAAGTTATTGCTAGACGAATTACAAGAACAAGATTTCTTTAAAGCTGGTGAAATTTGTGTTATCGGTTGTTCTACATCTGAAGTGCTTGGAGAAAGAATCGGTTCTGTAGGTTCAATTGATGTCGCACAGCAAATCTTTGACGCTTTAATGAAAGTAAGTAATGATACTGGCGTTATTTTCGCTTTTCAAGGATGTGAGCACATTAATAGGGCAATTACAATCGAACGTGAACATTTCAATCCACTTACAATGGAAGAAGTTACAGTTGTACCTGCTGTCCATGCTGGAGGCAGTATGTCCACATATGCTTATCGTCATATGAAAGACCCGATGGTAGTCGAAGCAATCACAGCAACGCGTGGAATCGATATTGGACAAACTATGATTGGGATGCATATTAAACATGTTGCCATTCCTGTTCGTACTTCAGTCAAAACAGTCGGAGATGCAATTGTCACGATTGCTTCTTCCAGACCGAAATTGATTGGCGGCGAACGTGCTCACTATACTTTATAA
- a CDS encoding low molecular weight protein arginine phosphatase, which produces MKIIFVCTGNTCRSPIAESIAKKLLPQHEIMSRGLFAMDSQPPSVYAAQILAEENFTPPTHAQQLREVDLDADLILTMTADHKQQIQMMYAQPLPVYTLYEYIEQPGEVSDPYGGSYSDYQKIYKELYYLVTELQHRIDFL; this is translated from the coding sequence ATGAAAATAATTTTTGTGTGTACAGGTAATACTTGCAGAAGTCCTATAGCTGAGAGTATTGCAAAAAAGTTACTGCCGCAGCATGAGATTATGTCTCGAGGATTATTCGCTATGGATAGCCAGCCGCCGTCTGTATATGCTGCACAAATTTTAGCAGAGGAAAATTTCACACCTCCGACACATGCACAGCAGTTACGAGAAGTAGACTTGGATGCAGATTTAATCTTAACAATGACTGCAGATCATAAACAACAAATACAAATGATGTATGCGCAACCATTGCCTGTTTATACGCTTTATGAATATATCGAACAGCCAGGAGAGGTTTCAGACCCTTATGGTGGCAGCTATTCTGATTATCAAAAAATTTATAAAGAGCTCTATTATTTGGTTACGGAATTGCAACATCGCATCGACTTTCTATGA
- the glyA gene encoding serine hydroxymethyltransferase, whose amino-acid sequence MSFIEKEDKAVFEAIQNEYNRQNNNIELIASENFVSEAVMEAQGSVLTNKYAEGYSGRRYYGGCQYVDVTETLAIERAKELFGAEHVNVQPHSGSQANMAVYLVALEYGDTVLGMNLSHGGHLTHGAKVNFSGKFYNFVEYGVDKETERIDYEEVRRLAKENKPKLIVAGASAYPREIDFKKFKEIADEVGAKLMVDMAHIAGLVAAGLHQNPVDYADFVTTTTHKTLRGPRGGMILTKEEYAKQIDKTIFPGIQGGPLEHVIAAKAVAFGEALNSDFKDYQEQVIKNAKVLAETLVKEGFRVVSGGTDNHLVAVDVKGSFGVTGKEAEEALDEVGITCNKNTIPFDQEKPFVTSGLRLGTPAATTRGFQEADFEEVAKIISLVVQNPKDDAKLKEASDRVAALTSKHPLYK is encoded by the coding sequence ATGTCATTTATCGAAAAGGAAGACAAAGCAGTATTTGAAGCAATTCAAAATGAATACAACCGTCAGAATAACAACATTGAACTTATTGCATCTGAAAACTTTGTATCTGAAGCAGTTATGGAAGCCCAAGGTTCAGTATTAACGAATAAGTATGCGGAAGGATATTCCGGCCGTCGCTATTATGGTGGTTGTCAATATGTTGATGTTACTGAAACATTAGCAATTGAACGTGCGAAAGAACTATTCGGAGCTGAACATGTAAATGTTCAACCGCATTCAGGCTCCCAAGCTAATATGGCAGTTTATTTAGTAGCGTTAGAGTATGGCGATACTGTATTAGGTATGAATTTAAGCCATGGTGGTCATTTAACTCATGGTGCCAAAGTGAATTTCAGCGGTAAGTTTTACAACTTTGTTGAATATGGAGTAGATAAAGAAACAGAACGTATCGACTATGAAGAAGTACGTCGTCTTGCAAAAGAAAACAAACCTAAGTTAATTGTTGCAGGCGCATCTGCTTATCCTCGTGAAATCGACTTCAAGAAATTCAAAGAAATTGCTGATGAAGTCGGAGCTAAACTTATGGTAGATATGGCACATATCGCTGGTCTTGTTGCAGCTGGATTGCATCAAAATCCTGTTGACTATGCTGACTTTGTAACTACAACAACACATAAGACTCTAAGAGGCCCTCGTGGCGGAATGATTCTTACTAAAGAAGAATATGCTAAACAAATTGACAAAACAATCTTCCCAGGTATTCAAGGCGGACCTTTAGAGCACGTAATCGCTGCGAAAGCAGTAGCATTTGGTGAAGCATTGAACTCTGATTTCAAAGATTATCAAGAACAAGTGATTAAGAATGCGAAAGTCTTAGCTGAAACATTGGTTAAAGAAGGCTTCAGAGTTGTTTCAGGCGGTACTGATAACCACTTAGTAGCAGTTGATGTTAAAGGTTCATTCGGTGTTACAGGTAAAGAAGCGGAAGAAGCTTTAGACGAAGTAGGTATTACTTGTAACAAGAACACAATTCCGTTCGATCAAGAAAAACCTTTCGTTACAAGTGGTTTGCGCTTAGGTACGCCAGCAGCTACAACACGCGGATTCCAAGAGGCAGATTTTGAAGAAGTAGCTAAAATTATCAGCTTAGTCGTTCAAAATCCTAAGGATGATGCGAAATTAAAAGAAGCAAGTGATCGTGTAGCAGCCTTGACTTCAAAACATCCATTATATAAATAA